The following proteins come from a genomic window of Pelagicoccus albus:
- a CDS encoding methyl-accepting chemotaxis protein — protein MKLEKLSVRRRLHVLLGAVALLFIGMSLLSSRVTRKSEAIADQVLADSLLSMQKEKLQVASHSMAVSLARLIEKEESTESKIAILREAIDTIRFESDESGYFFIYQDTTVVALPTKKNLQGKDLAEAKDPGGVYFIKELKDRAIEGGGFVFYQFDKPGVGIVPKLSYAELIPGTEMWIGTGVYIDNIATQQAAFNEVLNEQLLKERIIFFAVSGSVFLFVVLPVSIRIAVSVAKPLELAMKRLHENSGRILGSSTEIANASQTLASGSSEQAASIEETTATVCEIANLSDKNAERAEDAIALMTAANRSIGEVSERIDELHQSMDQISESSAEMQAIIKTIDEIAFQTNILALNAAVEAARAGEAGAGFSVVAEEVRSLAGRSATAARDTAGLIENSVATVGQGTRVMLSARESFAEMRGKTAEVSGILSEIEGYSKEQSSGVREVNLASEQMNQVVQANAAHAEECAASSAQLNKSFRDFGEVISLIEKVVEGAQAGRARADGAGDLDESSGSPVQVAAHGRMDRFASVAEDSWESGDSFLR, from the coding sequence ATGAAACTAGAAAAACTATCGGTTCGTAGGCGACTCCATGTGCTCTTGGGCGCTGTCGCTTTGCTTTTTATTGGAATGTCGCTGCTTTCCTCTCGTGTGACGAGGAAATCTGAAGCCATCGCAGACCAGGTCTTGGCCGATAGCCTCTTGTCCATGCAGAAAGAGAAACTGCAGGTCGCTTCTCATTCGATGGCTGTTTCGCTCGCTCGACTGATTGAAAAAGAAGAATCGACGGAATCGAAAATCGCGATCCTTCGCGAGGCGATTGATACCATTCGCTTTGAAAGCGACGAATCAGGATATTTTTTCATCTATCAGGATACCACTGTCGTAGCGCTACCGACTAAGAAGAATTTACAAGGGAAGGACTTAGCTGAAGCCAAGGATCCTGGTGGCGTTTATTTCATCAAGGAACTGAAAGATCGAGCCATTGAGGGAGGCGGCTTTGTATTCTACCAATTCGATAAGCCAGGCGTCGGAATCGTACCTAAGCTGTCCTATGCCGAGTTGATCCCCGGTACTGAAATGTGGATCGGAACGGGCGTTTATATTGATAACATCGCGACTCAGCAAGCAGCCTTCAACGAAGTCTTGAACGAGCAACTTCTGAAAGAGAGAATTATCTTTTTCGCAGTGTCCGGCTCCGTTTTTCTTTTCGTCGTTTTGCCGGTTTCGATTCGTATCGCAGTCAGTGTGGCTAAGCCTTTGGAGCTCGCCATGAAACGACTCCATGAAAATTCCGGTCGCATCCTTGGGTCATCGACCGAAATCGCAAATGCCTCGCAGACGCTGGCTTCGGGGTCGTCGGAGCAGGCTGCCTCCATTGAAGAAACGACCGCAACGGTTTGCGAGATCGCGAACCTATCAGACAAGAACGCAGAGCGGGCTGAGGACGCGATAGCATTGATGACGGCAGCGAACCGCTCAATCGGGGAGGTCAGCGAGCGTATCGATGAATTGCATCAATCCATGGATCAGATTTCCGAATCCAGTGCGGAAATGCAGGCGATCATAAAGACCATCGATGAAATTGCGTTCCAAACGAACATTCTAGCCTTGAATGCGGCGGTTGAGGCCGCCCGTGCGGGCGAGGCTGGAGCGGGTTTTTCGGTGGTCGCCGAGGAAGTGCGTTCGTTGGCCGGTCGTTCGGCGACTGCGGCGAGGGACACTGCTGGTTTGATCGAAAATTCTGTTGCGACAGTCGGGCAAGGGACGCGGGTCATGCTATCTGCGAGAGAGTCCTTTGCTGAGATGAGGGGCAAAACTGCCGAAGTCAGTGGAATTCTTTCGGAGATCGAAGGGTACTCGAAGGAGCAGTCCAGTGGAGTGCGGGAGGTTAATTTGGCCAGCGAGCAAATGAACCAAGTGGTTCAGGCAAACGCTGCGCATGCGGAAGAATGTGCGGCGTCTTCCGCTCAGCTCAATAAGTCTTTCCGGGATTTTGGCGAAGTGATCAGTCTGATCGAGAAGGTCGTCGAGGGAGCGCAAGCTGGGCGAGCTAGGGCTGATGGAGCAGGAGATCTTGATGAATCTTCCGGATCGCCGGTTCAGGTGGCGGCTCACGGTCGGATGGATCGCTTTGCATCAGTTGCGGAA
- a CDS encoding DUF72 domain-containing protein, which produces MQIPFPYFTGCPAWSNRNWIGRVFRTGTETSELLREYSRVFNTVEGNTLFYALPPMATVERWMAETAVHFRFAPKFPKVISHERRLQGAGEENKAFFRVLEALADGNKLGLSFLQLPPSFNINHLDTLSAYLKSLPKSFSYAVEPRHISWYDKADNEKRLDDLLETLNIDKAIFDTRPLFASDPDNKDEEEARERKPQMPIRKVGLSNHPVIRFVGKDNPNKNKKYLREWASVINKWILEGKKPYFFAHSGDDDFAPFVARQFNEKLKKINPAVPSLSEFEIDRIKPEQESEQLDLF; this is translated from the coding sequence ATGCAAATTCCCTTTCCATACTTCACCGGCTGCCCCGCATGGTCGAATCGCAACTGGATCGGGCGCGTGTTCAGAACCGGAACTGAAACCAGCGAACTGTTGAGGGAATACTCGAGAGTCTTCAACACAGTCGAAGGCAACACTCTCTTCTATGCCCTACCGCCAATGGCAACGGTGGAACGCTGGATGGCTGAAACAGCCGTGCACTTTCGTTTTGCCCCCAAATTTCCCAAGGTCATCTCACATGAACGTAGACTCCAAGGTGCGGGTGAAGAAAACAAAGCGTTCTTCCGGGTACTCGAAGCACTTGCGGACGGAAATAAGCTAGGCCTGTCATTTCTTCAACTTCCGCCCTCCTTCAATATCAATCATTTGGATACGCTTAGTGCCTATCTCAAAAGCTTGCCCAAGAGCTTCAGCTACGCCGTCGAGCCACGGCACATCAGCTGGTACGACAAAGCAGACAACGAGAAGCGGCTGGACGATTTGCTAGAAACCCTAAACATCGACAAAGCCATATTCGACACCCGTCCCCTTTTTGCATCGGATCCCGACAACAAAGACGAAGAAGAGGCGAGAGAGCGAAAGCCGCAGATGCCGATTCGAAAGGTCGGCCTGTCCAACCATCCTGTCATCCGTTTCGTCGGGAAGGACAATCCGAACAAAAACAAAAAATACCTTCGCGAGTGGGCCTCGGTAATCAACAAGTGGATACTAGAAGGCAAGAAGCCATATTTCTTTGCCCATTCAGGCGATGACGACTTCGCCCCCTTCGTCGCCCGCCAGTTCAACGAAAAGCTCAAAAAGATAAACCCGGCGGTTCCGAGCTTAAGTGAGTTCGAGATCGACCGGATCAAACCGGAACAGGAATCAGAGCAGCTCGACCTTTTCTGA
- the hisI gene encoding phosphoribosyl-AMP cyclohydrolase → MSQTCIHERTSHEEIENGQKLQPKFDSNGLIPCITTEVHTNEVIMFAWMNEEALNHTIETGKATYYSRSRGKLWVKGESSGQIQWVKELRTDCDQDVILIKADIGENGAACHTGYKSCFYRKLDGDKLVFDGGERVFDPAEVYKK, encoded by the coding sequence ATGTCACAAACATGCATCCACGAACGCACCTCGCACGAGGAGATAGAAAACGGCCAGAAGCTGCAGCCCAAATTCGACAGCAATGGCCTCATCCCCTGCATCACCACCGAGGTTCATACCAACGAGGTGATCATGTTCGCCTGGATGAACGAAGAAGCCCTCAATCATACCATTGAAACCGGCAAAGCCACCTACTACAGCCGCTCACGCGGAAAACTATGGGTAAAAGGAGAATCCTCTGGCCAAATCCAATGGGTCAAGGAACTCCGTACCGACTGCGACCAGGATGTCATCCTTATCAAAGCAGACATCGGAGAGAACGGGGCCGCCTGCCATACTGGATACAAGTCCTGCTTCTACCGGAAGCTAGACGGCGACAAGCTTGTATTCGACGGAGGAGAGCGGGTATTCGATCCAGCCGAAGTTTATAAAAAGTAA
- the lpxA gene encoding acyl-ACP--UDP-N-acetylglucosamine O-acyltransferase: MSGNIHPTAVIDPKAELASDVEVGAYAVIGPQAKIGSGTKIWHHASIWGNTSIGKDCQIFPFASIGMQTQDLKFKGGNPGVKIGDRNVFREYVSINAATNDGDFTEIGNDNLLLAYGHVGHCCKLGNNIIASNGVAFAGHVVVEDHAGIGGGGTGIHQFCHVGRHCFIGGCSKVEQDVPPFMLADGNPAKIRMFNKVGLERAGYTPEQMSAIKFIFRTFYRQGLNRQQAIEAIKSSSFADTQEAKSYIAFAESSERGLAGGNK, from the coding sequence ATGAGCGGAAATATTCACCCGACAGCGGTCATTGATCCGAAAGCCGAATTGGCTTCTGATGTGGAAGTAGGTGCGTATGCTGTGATCGGACCCCAAGCAAAAATCGGTTCCGGCACTAAGATTTGGCATCATGCTTCGATCTGGGGCAACACATCCATTGGCAAGGATTGCCAGATATTCCCTTTCGCCAGCATCGGCATGCAAACCCAGGATTTGAAGTTCAAGGGCGGAAATCCGGGAGTGAAGATTGGAGACCGTAACGTTTTTCGTGAATACGTATCCATAAATGCCGCTACAAATGATGGCGATTTCACAGAAATCGGTAACGACAATCTTTTGCTAGCGTACGGACATGTCGGTCATTGCTGTAAGTTGGGTAACAATATTATAGCCAGCAATGGGGTGGCCTTTGCCGGACACGTAGTCGTGGAAGATCACGCCGGGATTGGTGGAGGCGGTACGGGTATTCACCAGTTCTGCCACGTCGGGCGGCATTGCTTCATCGGCGGCTGTTCCAAGGTTGAGCAGGATGTTCCGCCTTTCATGCTCGCGGACGGCAATCCAGCGAAGATCCGCATGTTTAACAAGGTTGGCCTAGAGCGGGCCGGTTATACGCCTGAACAAATGTCTGCCATCAAATTCATTTTCCGGACTTTCTATCGTCAGGGACTGAATCGACAACAGGCGATCGAAGCCATCAAAAGTAGCTCTTTTGCGGATACGCAGGAGGCGAAGTCTTACATCGCTTTTGCGGAATCGTCCGAACGTGGTCTCGCGGGCGGCAACAAGTAG